Proteins found in one Flavobacteriales bacterium genomic segment:
- a CDS encoding isoprenylcysteine carboxylmethyltransferase family protein produces the protein MPLVLLSFLWICYFAMHSAMLAPKVKAHILSLTGLPESRYRLFYNIVAIAGVIPPAIYYYNLPKESLMSEPNIFLEYMGLLLMAAAVYLAFKCFQGYSLGEFIGLETPGKAKELNTEGLNELVRHPLYFSALVFLFGGLLRAPSYPYLVTMFWMVLYIVIGAHLEEARLVERFGKKYRNYQDKVPMLIPFYKFK, from the coding sequence ATGCCGCTCGTACTGCTCTCATTCCTATGGATTTGCTATTTCGCCATGCACAGTGCCATGCTGGCACCGAAGGTGAAAGCCCATATCTTGAGCCTTACCGGACTCCCGGAATCGCGATACCGACTCTTTTACAATATCGTTGCGATCGCAGGGGTGATTCCGCCCGCCATCTACTACTACAACCTGCCGAAAGAATCGCTCATGAGCGAGCCGAATATCTTTCTGGAGTACATGGGCCTGCTGCTCATGGCCGCAGCGGTCTACTTGGCCTTCAAGTGTTTCCAGGGGTACTCGCTGGGCGAGTTCATCGGCCTCGAAACACCCGGAAAAGCAAAAGAACTCAACACGGAAGGGCTCAATGAACTGGTACGCCATCCGCTGTACTTCAGCGCGCTGGTCTTCCTTTTCGGTGGACTGTTGCGGGCGCCGAGCTACCCTTACCTCGTGACCATGTTCTGGATGGTTCTGTACATTGTGATCGGCGCGCATCTCGAAGAGGCGCGCTTGGTCGAGCGATTCGGAAAAAAGTACCGCAACTACCAGGATAAGGTGCCCATGCTCATCCCCTTCTATAAATTCAAATGA